The proteins below come from a single Chryseobacterium sp. MA9 genomic window:
- a CDS encoding 3-deoxy-D-manno-octulosonic acid transferase, giving the protein MAFLYNIFISLLTFGMKVFALINDKTKKGVEGRMQSLEKVKSVFSKTDKVIWMHAASLGEYEQGLPVLEKLKENFPRYKVLVTFFSPSGYENVVKKKHIADVICYLPFDKKSTVKEFISQFDTELFFTVKYDYWYNLLAELKNQGTKIYVISALFYERQSFFTSYGKWFVKQLQKDVDWFFHQTQFSLALAKSIGLINSSVTGDTRFDRVKQLRSRNNDVDFIADFKGDHKAVVFGSSWQAEEKIAEVVSRKNNTVKLIIAPHDLKRVEHLKNIFPNALLYSQIQENQSSIDSTQLLIIDSIGLLSKLYSYADAAVVGGGFHDAGLHNILEAATFGVPVIFGNHYKKNPEADDLIAANGGKSFPDEYTAAEFVLFLMNEENQEELIEMSQNAGKFVDGKPDSTKMILQKILS; this is encoded by the coding sequence ATGGCTTTTCTATACAATATATTTATCAGTCTCCTTACTTTTGGAATGAAGGTTTTTGCATTGATTAATGATAAAACTAAAAAAGGCGTTGAAGGGAGGATGCAGTCTTTAGAGAAAGTGAAATCGGTATTTTCCAAGACAGATAAAGTGATTTGGATGCATGCTGCCAGTTTAGGAGAATATGAGCAGGGACTACCAGTTTTGGAAAAGCTCAAAGAGAATTTTCCCAGGTATAAAGTTCTGGTGACTTTTTTTTCTCCCTCGGGATATGAGAACGTCGTTAAAAAGAAACATATTGCAGATGTTATCTGTTATTTACCTTTCGATAAAAAAAGCACTGTGAAAGAATTTATATCACAATTTGATACTGAACTATTCTTTACGGTTAAATACGACTATTGGTATAATCTGCTTGCAGAATTGAAAAATCAAGGGACGAAGATTTATGTGATTTCCGCTCTGTTCTATGAAAGACAGTCCTTCTTTACTTCCTATGGGAAATGGTTTGTAAAACAGCTTCAGAAAGATGTAGATTGGTTTTTCCATCAGACACAATTTTCATTGGCCCTGGCCAAAAGTATAGGATTGATTAACTCTTCCGTAACGGGAGACACAAGATTTGACAGAGTAAAACAACTTCGTAGTCGGAACAATGATGTAGATTTTATTGCAGACTTCAAAGGAGATCATAAAGCAGTTGTTTTTGGGAGTTCATGGCAGGCTGAAGAAAAAATAGCGGAAGTGGTTTCCCGTAAAAATAACACGGTGAAACTCATTATTGCACCACATGACCTGAAAAGAGTGGAGCATTTGAAAAATATATTTCCAAATGCATTATTATATAGTCAGATACAGGAAAATCAGTCATCAATTGACAGCACTCAGCTTTTAATTATAGACAGCATTGGCTTATTGTCAAAACTATATTCTTATGCAGATGCAGCTGTTGTGGGAGGAGGATTTCATGATGCCGGACTTCATAATATTCTGGAAGCGGCAACTTTTGGCGTTCCTGTGATCTTTGGTAATCATTACAAAAAGAATCCGGAGGCCGATGATCTCATCGCTGCGAATGGCGGAAAATCTTTTCCAGACGAATATACAGCAGCAGAATTTGTTTTATTTCTTATGAATGAAGAGAATCAGGAAGAGCTTATAGAAATGTCCCAAAATGCAGGGAAATTCGTAGATGGAAAACCTGATTCTACCAAAATGATTCTGCAGAAAATTTTATCGTAA
- a CDS encoding cupin domain-containing protein gives MIHSKDNSEHYTWGNHCDSWILKNTQGLSVKQEKMPAGTSEKLHFHKVADQFFYILKGEAVLYINEEKFLVKQGESISIAPESKHFISNESTEEIEFLVISNPPADHDRIEIKE, from the coding sequence ATGATACATTCTAAAGACAATTCGGAGCACTATACATGGGGAAACCACTGTGATAGCTGGATTCTGAAAAACACACAAGGCTTATCTGTGAAGCAGGAAAAAATGCCCGCAGGAACTTCAGAAAAATTACACTTTCACAAAGTGGCAGACCAGTTTTTTTATATTCTGAAAGGAGAAGCTGTACTTTATATCAATGAAGAGAAATTTCTGGTTAAACAGGGAGAATCTATTTCTATTGCACCGGAATCAAAACACTTTATCTCCAATGAATCCACCGAAGAAATTGAATTTTTAGTCATATCCAATCCACCTGCGGATCACGATAGAATTGAAATAAAAGAATAA
- a CDS encoding DUF1648 domain-containing protein, translating into MENILFIIFDIFNFGLVVFLWWFTIKNYNSLPKRIPVHFDMQGQADGFGGKIFAFLMPLLAVGIYGLFTYGVRYPEGTNFPVEITDQNRDAQFLIMKIGMRALFVVITIIFMNIQDYMFRYAVDDKAKPRITFVTIFLSVVLFVPLLLFITHLFK; encoded by the coding sequence ATGGAAAATATTCTTTTTATAATTTTTGATATTTTTAATTTTGGATTAGTAGTTTTTTTGTGGTGGTTTACCATCAAGAATTATAATTCTTTGCCGAAGAGAATTCCTGTACATTTTGATATGCAGGGACAGGCTGATGGATTTGGAGGGAAGATATTTGCCTTTCTAATGCCTTTGCTGGCAGTAGGAATTTACGGATTGTTTACGTATGGCGTAAGATATCCGGAAGGAACTAATTTCCCTGTGGAAATAACAGATCAGAACAGAGATGCACAATTTTTAATTATGAAAATTGGAATGCGGGCCCTCTTTGTTGTAATAACAATCATTTTTATGAATATTCAGGACTATATGTTCAGATATGCTGTTGATGACAAAGCAAAGCCCAGAATTACATTTGTTACCATCTTTTTATCCGTTGTACTGTTTGTTCCCCTATTACTCTTCATTACTCATCTATTCAAATGA
- a CDS encoding C40 family peptidase, which translates to MNKGICIVTVAPVRAENSDRAEIVTEILFGESADILEVDKNWTKIKMHYDGYEGWMDTKQLKPVTEEELAKRKVTVVTEDFSSVLMNDGKTLLSMGSEVEFPVVASRRSHDVRESIALTAKEFLNVPYLWGGKSFFAVDCSGFTQLVYKIHNIKIPRDASQQAEVGEPLTFVEETQPGDLAFFENAEGKIIHVGIMLDNQKIIHASGKVRIDTLDSTGIFNKEMNKHTHKLRVLKSVI; encoded by the coding sequence ATGAATAAAGGAATTTGTATTGTTACAGTAGCGCCGGTTCGTGCAGAGAATTCTGACAGAGCTGAAATTGTTACGGAAATATTGTTCGGAGAAAGTGCAGATATTTTGGAAGTAGATAAAAACTGGACCAAAATAAAAATGCATTACGATGGCTATGAAGGATGGATGGATACCAAGCAGCTGAAGCCAGTAACAGAAGAAGAACTGGCCAAAAGGAAAGTTACTGTCGTTACTGAAGATTTCTCTTCCGTATTAATGAATGACGGGAAAACTCTGCTTTCTATGGGATCAGAAGTGGAGTTTCCGGTGGTTGCTTCAAGGAGAAGTCATGATGTACGTGAAAGTATTGCCCTGACGGCAAAAGAATTCCTTAATGTACCTTATCTGTGGGGTGGAAAAAGTTTCTTTGCAGTAGACTGCTCAGGATTTACTCAATTGGTATATAAAATTCATAATATTAAAATTCCAAGAGATGCTTCACAACAGGCTGAGGTAGGAGAGCCCCTTACCTTTGTAGAGGAAACACAGCCTGGAGACCTTGCTTTCTTTGAAAATGCTGAAGGAAAAATTATTCACGTAGGTATTATGCTGGATAATCAAAAAATCATCCATGCTTCCGGAAAAGTAAGAATTGATACATTGGATTCCACAGGAATTTTCAATAAAGAAATGAATAAGCACACCCATAAACTGAGAGTGCTGAAAAGTGTAATTTAA
- a CDS encoding O-methyltransferase has protein sequence MSFFEEKNPEMDRYLEAHASSESEILKKLRRETYQKTTQPHMISGYQQGRLLTIISQMLQPKSILEIGTFTGYATLCLASGLAKDGKITTLDVNEDLAYLPKKYFESSEYANQIDFKLQDAKEFLKETDEFFDLIFVDADKENYAEYFRLIKPHTKSGTVILFDNVLWYGKVLEENPKLKSTQSIQELNDLASKDEDFENLILPLRDGVNFLRRK, from the coding sequence ATGAGTTTTTTTGAAGAAAAGAATCCTGAAATGGACAGATATTTGGAAGCACACGCTTCTTCAGAATCCGAAATTCTGAAAAAACTGAGAAGAGAGACTTACCAGAAGACGACACAACCTCATATGATTTCCGGATATCAGCAGGGAAGGTTATTGACTATTATTTCCCAGATGCTGCAGCCGAAAAGTATTTTGGAGATAGGAACATTTACAGGATACGCTACGCTATGCCTTGCATCAGGATTGGCGAAAGACGGGAAAATTACAACACTGGATGTGAACGAAGATCTTGCCTATCTGCCGAAAAAATATTTTGAGTCAAGTGAATATGCCAATCAGATTGATTTTAAACTTCAGGATGCCAAAGAATTTTTAAAAGAAACAGACGAGTTTTTTGATCTGATTTTTGTAGATGCCGATAAGGAGAATTATGCAGAATATTTTAGATTGATAAAACCCCATACCAAGTCCGGAACAGTAATCTTGTTTGATAATGTTTTGTGGTACGGGAAAGTGCTTGAAGAAAATCCGAAGCTGAAGTCTACCCAGTCTATCCAGGAATTGAATGATTTGGCATCAAAAGACGAAGATTTTGAAAATCTTATTTTACCTTTGCGGGATGGAGTCAACTTTCTTCGCCGAAAGTAA
- a CDS encoding HTTM domain-containing protein, which produces MKKLNVFYTKIENFFFRQDNQTEFLSFFRVAIGIVILLQFTAVLPDFDKLFSSSSIIPQDIMSVFTPDWLITFSKIVNFLQNFGIEESTTIIMTKISFITLCILIITGFYSRISAFLLLILQIALLKGSSFFAYGADFFTSMSLFYLILFPADHRFSLKNFIFTRKHGDINITPVKRLFQIHVSIAYFFSGLDKALGFNWWNGESIWKAIHLPYSNRDLNFDFSWLIEHSYILSFMGWSTIIIEICYPFFIWYKPTQKTWLFLTVSMHIGIALVLNLYYFSAIMIVWNITNFYFEQTAKKEVPSSKKQISAHYIPKQISS; this is translated from the coding sequence ATGAAAAAACTGAATGTATTTTACACCAAAATTGAAAACTTCTTTTTCAGACAGGATAATCAAACAGAATTTTTAAGTTTCTTCCGGGTTGCTATAGGAATCGTTATCCTCTTACAGTTCACAGCAGTACTGCCGGATTTTGACAAACTGTTTTCAAGCAGCAGTATCATTCCACAGGATATCATGAGTGTTTTCACGCCTGACTGGCTGATTACCTTCTCAAAAATTGTCAACTTTTTACAAAACTTTGGCATTGAAGAAAGCACAACGATTATAATGACCAAAATATCATTTATTACCTTGTGTATTTTGATCATTACGGGGTTTTATTCCAGAATTTCAGCTTTCCTTTTGCTTATACTGCAGATTGCTTTGCTCAAAGGAAGCTCTTTCTTTGCTTATGGTGCAGATTTTTTCACGAGTATGTCTTTATTTTATCTGATACTTTTTCCTGCTGATCATCGCTTTTCACTGAAAAATTTTATTTTCACCAGAAAACATGGAGATATTAATATTACTCCGGTTAAAAGATTGTTTCAGATTCATGTATCTATTGCTTATTTTTTCTCCGGATTAGATAAAGCTTTAGGGTTCAATTGGTGGAACGGTGAATCTATCTGGAAGGCCATTCATCTTCCTTATTCCAACAGAGATCTGAATTTTGATTTCAGTTGGCTTATAGAACATTCCTATATCCTAAGCTTCATGGGATGGAGTACAATTATTATCGAGATATGCTACCCGTTTTTTATCTGGTACAAACCAACTCAGAAAACGTGGCTTTTCCTGACGGTTTCTATGCATATAGGAATTGCACTCGTACTTAATTTATATTATTTTTCAGCCATTATGATTGTATGGAATATCACCAATTTCTATTTTGAGCAAACTGCTAAAAAAGAAGTTCCCTCTTCAAAGAAACAAATATCAGCTCATTATATTCCGAAACAGATTAGCTCATAA
- a CDS encoding OmpA family protein, translating into MKILKIVAVSAMALGMTSCVSKKQYDALSTNYKQCIENIGERQREIQDLKSQNSALTGENNLLKSQHDALKSSLDACLSNTGKSSANIDKLVGEINASNSYIKQLISNNAKNDSLNLALSNKLKRSLDNVSDQDVQVKVLKGVVMISLSDNMLYKTGDYNILPAAQEVLGKVAKVINDYDKYSVLIEGNTDNAPLNSPNLPRDNWDLSALRGTSVAKVLQTQFGVDPARITAGGRSEYNPKATNMSVSGRGENRRTEIIIMPKLDEFMKLMDIAPKK; encoded by the coding sequence ATGAAGATTTTAAAAATTGTAGCAGTTTCTGCAATGGCGCTGGGAATGACATCTTGTGTCAGCAAGAAGCAGTATGATGCTTTAAGCACAAACTATAAGCAGTGTATTGAAAATATCGGAGAAAGACAGAGAGAAATTCAGGATTTGAAATCTCAAAACTCTGCATTGACCGGTGAAAATAACTTGCTGAAAAGCCAGCATGATGCTTTAAAATCATCACTTGATGCATGTCTTTCCAACACCGGAAAAAGTTCTGCCAATATTGATAAATTGGTAGGTGAAATCAATGCTTCCAATTCTTATATCAAACAATTGATCTCTAATAACGCTAAGAATGACAGCCTGAATCTGGCATTGTCTAACAAGCTGAAAAGATCTTTAGATAATGTATCAGATCAGGATGTACAAGTGAAGGTATTGAAAGGAGTTGTAATGATCTCTCTTTCAGATAATATGTTGTACAAAACAGGAGATTACAATATTCTGCCTGCTGCTCAGGAAGTGTTAGGTAAAGTTGCTAAAGTAATCAATGATTATGATAAATATTCAGTATTGATTGAAGGTAATACAGATAATGCTCCGTTGAATTCTCCAAATCTTCCAAGAGACAACTGGGATCTTTCTGCATTAAGAGGTACTTCTGTTGCTAAGGTACTTCAGACTCAGTTTGGAGTAGATCCTGCAAGAATTACAGCAGGAGGTCGTTCTGAGTACAACCCGAAAGCTACAAACATGAGCGTTTCAGGCAGAGGAGAAAACAGAAGAACGGAAATTATCATTATGCCTAAACTTGATGAGTTTATGAAACTGATGGATATTGCTCCTAAGAAATAA
- the tilS gene encoding tRNA lysidine(34) synthetase TilS produces MLEKSSFISQLKNLVHEPENHMYLLAVSGGADSMVLASLFRDLGHEIKGSKFQFQIAHINYKLRGNDSDLDQKTVQDFCEKNHIKFHLYEVSEKDRKPENSIQLWARELRYTFFKEIQKKEKLEFLVTAHHLNDQLETFIINLSKASGINGLSGIPSNDNYILRPLLNFSKKEIYQFAEDNTIEFREDLSNKKSDYLRNKIRNEIVPVLMTTNDHFLENFRKSSLYLNQTKDFVRKQIQEIENRITVFNQGYKILSKEKLDQESDFVKFEILKKYGFNQEEEIPKIFKAENNSSFFSEKYQLIVNRDELIFTEKNDEQEIKEEIVLIDHFDFSENQININLVDYIESIDGINKGFEWDFDAEKLHFPLRLRKQKEGDEFYPTGFSGKKKVSKFFRDEKLSILARQKIWILTDSNYSVLGIIPFRQDRRYAKNEKTKWSLKIFNEMNNEI; encoded by the coding sequence ATGTTGGAAAAATCAAGCTTTATCAGCCAATTAAAAAATCTCGTTCACGAACCGGAAAATCATATGTATCTTCTGGCAGTAAGCGGAGGAGCAGACTCTATGGTTCTGGCCTCTTTGTTCAGGGATTTAGGGCACGAAATCAAAGGGTCAAAATTCCAGTTTCAGATTGCCCATATCAATTATAAACTTCGCGGTAATGATTCTGATCTGGATCAAAAAACGGTTCAGGACTTTTGTGAGAAAAATCATATAAAATTTCATTTGTATGAAGTCTCGGAAAAGGACCGGAAACCTGAAAACTCTATTCAGCTTTGGGCGAGGGAACTTCGATATACTTTTTTTAAAGAAATTCAGAAAAAGGAAAAACTGGAATTTCTGGTTACCGCTCATCATTTGAATGACCAGTTGGAAACATTTATCATCAACCTTTCCAAAGCTTCCGGCATCAATGGATTGAGTGGAATTCCATCAAATGACAATTATATTCTCAGACCGCTTTTAAATTTTTCAAAAAAAGAAATTTATCAGTTTGCCGAGGACAATACGATTGAATTCCGGGAAGATTTGTCTAATAAAAAAAGTGATTACCTGAGGAATAAGATTAGAAATGAGATTGTTCCGGTGCTGATGACAACCAATGATCATTTTCTGGAAAATTTCAGAAAAAGTTCTTTATATCTGAATCAAACTAAAGATTTTGTCCGGAAACAGATTCAGGAGATAGAAAATCGTATTACAGTATTTAACCAAGGCTATAAAATCTTATCAAAGGAAAAGCTGGATCAGGAAAGCGATTTCGTAAAATTTGAAATTTTAAAAAAATATGGATTCAACCAGGAGGAAGAAATCCCTAAAATTTTTAAGGCTGAAAACAACAGTTCTTTTTTTTCAGAAAAGTATCAGTTGATTGTCAATCGTGATGAGTTGATATTTACTGAGAAAAATGATGAACAGGAAATCAAAGAGGAAATAGTCCTGATCGATCATTTTGATTTTTCCGAAAACCAAATCAACATCAATCTCGTAGATTACATTGAAAGCATTGATGGAATCAATAAAGGATTTGAATGGGATTTTGATGCTGAAAAACTTCATTTCCCACTACGTTTGAGAAAACAAAAAGAGGGTGACGAGTTTTATCCAACCGGTTTTTCCGGGAAAAAGAAAGTTTCTAAGTTTTTTAGGGACGAAAAATTATCTATTTTAGCGAGGCAAAAAATCTGGATACTAACAGACAGCAATTATTCTGTACTTGGGATCATCCCTTTCAGACAGGATAGAAGATATGCAAAGAATGAGAAGACAAAATGGAGTCTCAAAATTTTTAATGAAATGAACAATGAAATTTAG